The following are from one region of the Advenella mimigardefordensis DPN7 genome:
- a CDS encoding ABC transporter ATP-binding protein, with protein MDATPILQLNDIRLGYKHDHRMKVVVDGYTMQVPAGEIVCLLGPSGCGKTTVLRAIAGFEPVYAGQILLDGQVIAESGRMLEPEHRRIGMMFQDYALFPHLTIEQNVAFGLRKQSQQARKQRVDELLGLVRLSDLRDRYPHELSGGQQQRVALIRSLAPSPKLLLLDEAFSNLDTEIRQQLVVEVRSILKHSGISAILVTHNLEEAEAIADHIGTMKDGKLQGWRRMDRASGCH; from the coding sequence ATGGACGCAACACCCATTTTGCAACTTAACGATATCCGCCTGGGCTATAAACATGACCACCGGATGAAGGTGGTTGTTGACGGCTATACCATGCAAGTGCCTGCCGGTGAAATTGTTTGCCTGCTTGGACCATCCGGCTGCGGGAAAACCACCGTTCTGCGTGCCATCGCCGGCTTCGAACCGGTATACGCCGGACAGATTCTGCTGGACGGTCAGGTCATTGCCGAGTCAGGCCGCATGCTCGAACCCGAGCATCGGCGTATCGGCATGATGTTTCAGGACTACGCCCTATTTCCACATTTAACGATTGAACAGAATGTCGCTTTTGGCCTGCGCAAACAATCACAACAGGCCCGCAAGCAGCGGGTGGATGAATTGCTGGGACTGGTACGCCTGTCCGACTTGCGTGACCGATATCCACATGAACTGTCCGGTGGTCAGCAGCAACGCGTTGCGCTGATTCGTTCACTGGCACCCTCACCCAAACTGCTTTTGCTGGATGAAGCGTTTTCCAATCTGGATACGGAAATTCGTCAGCAACTGGTCGTAGAAGTTCGCAGCATTCTGAAGCACAGCGGTATCAGCGCCATTCTGGTGACGCATAACCTGGAAGAAGCCGAAGCCATTGCCGATCATATCGGCACCATGAAAGACGGAAAACTGCAGGGCTGGCGTCGTATGGACAGGGCGTCAGGCTGCCACTGA
- a CDS encoding ABC transporter permease produces MPTRPFNALTSTRRWPPSQWIAACLALCVLAPVLVLAALAASGETGHWLNLLQNVLPVSLSNTVVLLLGVGVLSALIGGGSAWLTTAYLFPTRRLVTWGLLLPLAVPTYIMAFAYLDVLHPLGPIQSLIRDLLGYDSPRQFRLPDLRSMPGAIILLGLVLYPYVYLSVRVMFMTQAASLLEAARTLGCSRREAFWRVVVPLARPAMAVGLSLALLETLNDVGASEFLGIQTMTISIYTTWITRSNLQGAAQIAIVMLAVVTLLIYMERYARRRQRYAITQRMHPIQPVQLRGFAALVAMLLGWFPIITGFIIPFWFLVNESFKRLSSLEALSAELSRATYNTVSVSLAATVVTIGCGLLIAWSARHARSGMARLLARCSSLGYAIPGTVLATGLLIPYSWLDQLISGVLNALAGIPPQLYIMGSAAGIVCAYTLRFMAISVGSIESGLARIPPSLEQASRSLGHSAFRSFLRVHFPLLRPALGAAALLIFVDAMKELSATLLLRPLNFETLSTWLYAEAARGTYDEGAIAALIIVFAGLIPVILLARTQLKANY; encoded by the coding sequence ATGCCCACCCGTCCCTTTAACGCCCTGACTTCGACCCGTCGCTGGCCTCCCAGCCAGTGGATTGCCGCCTGTCTGGCATTGTGCGTACTGGCGCCGGTGCTTGTGCTGGCTGCACTGGCCGCGTCCGGTGAGACCGGCCACTGGCTGAACCTGCTGCAGAATGTGCTCCCGGTCTCCTTGTCCAATACGGTGGTACTTCTATTGGGCGTGGGTGTCCTGAGTGCACTGATCGGTGGCGGTAGCGCCTGGCTGACCACCGCCTATCTGTTTCCCACCCGCAGGCTGGTGACCTGGGGCCTGCTGTTGCCGCTGGCCGTACCCACTTACATTATGGCATTCGCCTATCTGGATGTGCTGCACCCGTTGGGACCCATACAAAGCCTGATCCGCGATTTGCTGGGTTATGATTCGCCGCGCCAATTCCGGCTCCCAGACCTGCGGTCCATGCCGGGTGCCATCATCCTGCTGGGACTGGTGCTGTACCCCTATGTCTATTTAAGCGTTCGGGTGATGTTCATGACGCAGGCGGCCAGCCTGCTGGAAGCGGCCAGAACACTGGGGTGCTCACGTCGCGAAGCATTCTGGCGCGTGGTCGTGCCACTGGCACGCCCGGCCATGGCGGTGGGTTTAAGCCTGGCCCTGCTGGAAACCCTGAATGACGTGGGAGCATCGGAGTTTCTCGGCATCCAGACCATGACGATCTCCATCTATACCACCTGGATCACCCGCTCCAATCTGCAGGGTGCGGCACAAATTGCGATTGTCATGCTGGCGGTTGTCACCCTGCTGATTTATATGGAACGCTATGCCCGGCGGCGCCAGCGCTATGCCATCACCCAGCGCATGCATCCGATACAACCGGTGCAACTGCGCGGCTTTGCCGCCCTGGTCGCCATGCTGCTGGGCTGGTTTCCGATCATTACCGGCTTTATCATTCCCTTCTGGTTTCTGGTCAACGAATCGTTCAAGCGCCTGTCGTCGCTGGAGGCCCTGTCAGCAGAACTGTCCAGAGCCACCTACAATACGGTATCCGTATCGCTGGCGGCCACGGTGGTCACCATCGGTTGCGGGCTACTCATCGCCTGGTCTGCCCGCCATGCGCGCAGCGGCATGGCACGCCTGCTTGCCCGCTGCAGCAGCCTGGGCTATGCCATTCCGGGTACCGTTCTGGCGACGGGCCTGCTCATCCCCTACTCCTGGCTGGATCAGCTTATTTCGGGCGTGCTGAACGCGCTGGCCGGTATTCCGCCGCAGTTGTATATCATGGGTTCGGCAGCCGGAATTGTGTGCGCCTACACCCTGCGCTTTATGGCTATTTCAGTGGGCAGTATCGAATCCGGACTGGCCCGGATCCCGCCATCGCTGGAGCAGGCTTCGCGTAGCCTTGGTCACAGCGCATTTCGCAGTTTCCTGCGGGTTCACTTCCCGTTGCTGCGGCCGGCGCTGGGCGCCGCCGCCCTGCTGATTTTTGTCGATGCCATGAAAGAACTGTCGGCCACCCTGCTGCTGCGACCACTCAATTTTGAAACGCTGTCCACCTGGCTCTATGCCGAGGCGGCGCGCGGCACCTATGACGAAGGAGCGATTGCCGCCCTGATTATTGTTTTTGCCGGGCTGATCCCGGTCATTCTGCTGGCCCGTACCCAATTGAAGGCAAACTACTGA
- a CDS encoding Fe(3+) ABC transporter substrate-binding protein, with protein sequence MKSLSMLTQVLTCAGVLCSAQAYAAGEVNIYTTREPKLIQPILDNFTKETGIKTNTVFMKDGLAERVKSEGERSPADLLMMVDYGNLIDLVNAGITQPVQSDALNQAIPANLRDPNNQWFALSTRARVLYAAKDLNLDKFTYEELADPKWKSKVCIRSGQHPYNTSLIAAVIAHDGAEKAQEWLKGVKANLGRKAAGGDRDVAKDILGGICDIGIANSYYVGQMRNAKPDAEQYKWGNAIKVILPTFAGSKDGGTHVNVSGAAIAKHSTNKENAVKLLEYLASEKAQNLYASANYEYPVRQGVALDPTVASFGTLKPDTLPLAEIAKHRKQASDLVDQVGFDQ encoded by the coding sequence ATGAAATCTCTCTCTATGCTTACCCAGGTACTCACTTGCGCTGGCGTTCTTTGCAGCGCCCAGGCTTATGCCGCAGGCGAAGTCAATATCTACACAACGCGTGAACCCAAACTGATCCAGCCTATTCTTGATAACTTCACCAAGGAAACCGGCATCAAAACCAATACGGTTTTCATGAAAGATGGCCTGGCAGAACGTGTCAAAAGTGAAGGCGAACGCTCGCCCGCCGACCTGCTCATGATGGTCGATTATGGCAATCTGATTGATCTGGTTAATGCCGGCATCACCCAGCCGGTGCAATCGGATGCGCTGAATCAGGCCATTCCAGCCAATTTGCGTGATCCGAACAACCAGTGGTTCGCTTTGTCTACGCGTGCCCGGGTCCTGTATGCCGCCAAAGACCTGAATCTGGATAAATTCACCTACGAAGAACTGGCCGATCCCAAGTGGAAAAGCAAGGTATGCATCCGCTCTGGCCAGCACCCTTACAATACCAGCCTTATTGCGGCCGTCATCGCCCATGATGGCGCTGAAAAAGCGCAGGAATGGCTCAAAGGCGTGAAGGCTAATCTGGGCCGCAAGGCTGCCGGCGGCGACCGCGATGTAGCGAAAGACATTCTGGGTGGGATATGTGACATCGGTATCGCCAACTCCTATTATGTTGGCCAGATGCGCAATGCAAAACCCGATGCTGAGCAATATAAATGGGGCAATGCCATCAAAGTGATTCTGCCAACCTTTGCAGGCAGCAAAGACGGTGGCACACATGTTAATGTCAGCGGCGCGGCGATTGCCAAACATTCAACCAACAAGGAAAATGCAGTCAAACTGCTGGAATACCTGGCTTCTGAAAAAGCGCAAAACCTTTATGCCAGCGCCAATTACGAGTATCCTGTCCGCCAGGGCGTCGCACTGGATCCGACCGTTGCCAGCTTCGGCACATTGAAACCCGACACGCTGCCACTGGCTGAGATTGCCAAACACCGTAAGCAAGCAAGCGACCTGGTCGACCAGGTCGGTTTCGATCAATAA
- a CDS encoding Rid family detoxifying hydrolase has translation MTKQVIQTDKAPNAIGPYSQAVVAPAGSTVYLSGQIGLDPATGDLISEQVEEQVRQAFSNMSAVIHAAGGSLHSIVKLTLFLTDLSHFGIANNVMSELIPEPFPARSTVEVSALPKGALFEVEATIVV, from the coding sequence ATGACCAAACAAGTCATTCAGACAGACAAAGCACCCAACGCCATCGGCCCGTACTCCCAGGCAGTGGTTGCACCCGCCGGCAGCACGGTCTACCTTTCCGGCCAGATCGGTCTTGATCCGGCCACGGGTGATCTCATCTCAGAGCAGGTCGAAGAGCAGGTACGTCAGGCATTCAGCAATATGAGTGCCGTGATCCACGCTGCCGGTGGTTCGCTGCATAGTATCGTCAAGCTCACCTTGTTTCTCACGGATTTGAGTCATTTTGGCATTGCCAACAACGTCATGTCCGAACTCATCCCCGAGCCGTTTCCGGCCCGCTCAACGGTTGAAGTCAGCGCCTTGCCAAAAGGAGCGCTGTTCGAAGTAGAGGCAACAATCGTCGTCTGA
- the recG gene encoding ATP-dependent DNA helicase RecG codes for MPAASAKTASPSAISKKFASLGLVQDFDFVLHLPLRYEDETALHRIDSLYPGQMAQVEGIVRKAQVIIRGRRQLTATIDDGSGQLALRWLNFYPSQIKAVEEGRLIRVRGEVRGGSFWGFEMVHPKVSRAGAPLSDSLTPVYPATEGLNQPQIRKAVNAALARVRLDDTLPVAVQHKYQLASFAESIQLLHNPPKQADTLALIEKTHPAWERIKFDELLAQQLAMSLARATRESKKAYAIQGGASGLMQRLLDQVGFTLTAAQERVCQEILADMQRPFPMQRLLQGDVGSGKTVVAAIAAAQAIDQGFQVAIMAPTEILAEQHFKKMSAWFEPLGVRSGWLAGSLTPKKKQQAAALVADGTTQLVVGTQALIQQHVTFAKLGLMVVDEQHRFGVGQRLSLARKGEQETVAPHQLSMSATPIPRTLAMTFFADLDVSVIDTLPPGRTPVITKLFADSRRDELLAHVDTVIRQGRQVYWVCPLVEESEALQLQTATDTFNRLQQELPQLRIGLLHGRLPTQEKTAIMSAFHEHALDLLVATTVIEVGVDVPNASLMIIEHAERFGLAQLHQLRGRVGRGQNESLCVLLYQTPLSSVATARLKAMYETQDGFEIARRDLEQRGPGEFLGMRQSGMALLRFADIDLDAPIAEQARETAQWLQATHPEAAAAHLQRWARQRADLLRI; via the coding sequence ATGCCTGCTGCTTCCGCAAAAACGGCCAGTCCCAGTGCTATCAGCAAGAAATTTGCCAGCCTCGGACTGGTACAGGATTTTGATTTTGTGTTGCATTTGCCCTTGCGCTATGAAGACGAAACGGCACTGCATCGCATCGATTCCCTGTATCCGGGTCAAATGGCGCAGGTGGAAGGCATTGTGCGCAAAGCCCAGGTCATCATTCGGGGCCGGCGGCAGCTAACAGCGACCATTGATGATGGATCGGGTCAGCTGGCCTTGCGCTGGCTGAATTTTTATCCCAGTCAGATTAAAGCGGTTGAGGAAGGGCGGCTGATTCGTGTGCGCGGCGAAGTGCGCGGCGGTTCGTTCTGGGGGTTTGAAATGGTTCACCCCAAAGTCAGCCGTGCCGGTGCACCACTATCAGACAGCCTGACCCCGGTGTATCCAGCGACAGAGGGGCTGAACCAGCCGCAAATTCGCAAGGCAGTCAATGCGGCGCTGGCGCGGGTGCGACTGGATGATACGCTGCCCGTCGCGGTTCAGCATAAATACCAGCTTGCGTCTTTTGCCGAATCCATACAGTTGTTGCATAACCCCCCGAAGCAGGCCGATACCCTGGCATTGATTGAAAAGACGCATCCGGCATGGGAGCGGATCAAGTTCGATGAATTGCTGGCGCAGCAATTGGCGATGTCGCTGGCACGTGCCACGCGGGAGAGCAAAAAGGCCTATGCGATCCAGGGTGGCGCTTCTGGTCTGATGCAGCGCCTGCTTGATCAGGTGGGTTTTACACTCACCGCGGCACAGGAGCGCGTTTGCCAGGAGATATTGGCGGATATGCAACGACCTTTCCCTATGCAACGCCTGCTGCAGGGGGATGTTGGTAGTGGTAAAACCGTGGTGGCTGCCATTGCGGCGGCACAGGCGATCGACCAGGGGTTTCAGGTGGCCATTATGGCGCCCACGGAAATTCTGGCCGAACAGCATTTCAAAAAAATGTCCGCCTGGTTCGAGCCGCTGGGTGTGCGTAGCGGCTGGCTGGCAGGCAGCCTGACGCCAAAGAAAAAGCAGCAGGCAGCAGCGCTGGTGGCCGATGGTACGACCCAACTGGTGGTTGGCACGCAGGCGCTCATCCAGCAGCATGTGACGTTTGCGAAACTGGGGTTGATGGTCGTAGATGAACAGCATCGCTTCGGAGTCGGGCAGCGTCTGAGCCTGGCCCGCAAGGGCGAGCAGGAAACCGTGGCTCCCCATCAATTAAGTATGAGTGCTACGCCGATTCCGCGTACACTGGCCATGACGTTTTTTGCTGATCTGGACGTCTCGGTCATCGATACATTACCTCCGGGGCGCACGCCGGTCATCACCAAATTGTTTGCCGATTCCCGGCGTGACGAGTTGCTGGCGCATGTAGATACGGTGATCCGGCAGGGCAGACAGGTATACTGGGTCTGTCCGCTGGTTGAGGAAAGCGAGGCATTGCAACTGCAGACGGCGACCGATACCTTCAATCGGCTGCAGCAGGAATTGCCTCAATTGCGTATTGGTCTGCTGCATGGACGCTTGCCCACACAGGAAAAAACAGCGATCATGTCTGCTTTCCATGAGCATGCGCTGGATTTGCTGGTAGCAACAACGGTTATTGAAGTGGGGGTAGACGTGCCCAACGCCTCGCTGATGATTATTGAGCATGCAGAACGGTTCGGACTGGCACAATTGCATCAGCTCCGGGGCCGCGTAGGCCGCGGACAAAATGAATCGTTGTGCGTGCTGCTGTACCAGACGCCCCTGTCGTCTGTGGCAACGGCCAGGCTGAAAGCCATGTACGAAACGCAGGACGGTTTTGAAATCGCCCGGCGCGATCTGGAACAGCGTGGTCCGGGGGAATTTCTTGGGATGCGGCAATCGGGCATGGCGCTGCTGCGCTTTGCCGATATCGATCTGGATGCGCCCATTGCCGAGCAGGCGCGTGAGACCGCGCAATGGTTGCAGGCAACGCATCCCGAGGCGGCAGCGGCGCACTTGCAACGGTGGGCGCGGCAGCGGGCAGATTTGCTCAGAATATGA
- a CDS encoding LysR substrate-binding domain-containing protein — translation MTLTELKYIIAVARERHFGRAAEACFVSQPTLSVAIKKLEDELGVVIFERGGNEVGVTPTGLRIVTQAQKILEESANLKEIARQGNDPLTGALRVGVIHTIGPYLLPKLIPLQLRLTPQMPLILQESFTVRLLELLRQGEIDCAIVALPLPEAGLEVRPLYEEDFIAAVPRYHRWAGKAQIDTEMLKQETMLLLGAGHCFRDQVLEVCPEMSRFSAAADGIQRSFEGSSLETIRHMVAAGLGITLLPMTALPEKPPAADDLVHYVPLKEPVPNREVVLIWRRSFPRLQAIDALADAIYRCELTGVRMLNGKVRSM, via the coding sequence GTGACGCTTACCGAACTCAAATATATCATTGCAGTTGCCCGTGAACGCCATTTTGGTCGTGCGGCCGAGGCCTGCTTTGTCAGCCAGCCAACCTTGTCGGTGGCCATCAAAAAGCTTGAAGATGAACTGGGTGTGGTGATTTTCGAACGCGGGGGCAACGAAGTGGGCGTCACGCCGACCGGCTTGCGGATTGTTACGCAGGCGCAGAAGATTCTCGAAGAAAGCGCTAATTTAAAAGAAATCGCCAGGCAGGGGAATGATCCCCTCACGGGCGCATTGCGCGTTGGCGTCATTCATACGATCGGCCCCTATTTACTGCCCAAGCTGATTCCCCTGCAATTGCGCCTCACACCGCAGATGCCCTTAATTCTTCAGGAAAGCTTTACGGTGCGCCTGCTTGAGCTGCTGCGCCAGGGCGAGATCGATTGCGCCATTGTGGCTTTGCCATTGCCGGAAGCGGGTCTGGAGGTTCGTCCGCTTTATGAAGAAGACTTTATTGCCGCCGTTCCCCGTTATCATCGCTGGGCAGGGAAGGCGCAAATTGATACCGAAATGCTGAAGCAGGAAACGATGCTTTTGCTGGGTGCAGGCCACTGCTTTCGTGATCAGGTATTGGAAGTCTGCCCGGAAATGTCGCGGTTTTCCGCTGCCGCAGACGGCATTCAGCGTTCGTTTGAAGGCTCGTCACTGGAAACCATCCGCCACATGGTCGCTGCCGGCCTGGGGATTACGCTGTTACCCATGACAGCGTTACCCGAGAAGCCGCCTGCGGCTGATGATCTGGTGCATTATGTGCCGCTAAAGGAGCCGGTGCCCAACCGCGAAGTGGTGCTGATCTGGCGTCGCAGCTTTCCGCGATTGCAGGCGATTGATGCTTTGGCCGATGCGATCTATCGCTGCGAGCTGACCGGCGTCAGAATGCTTAACGGCAAGGTTCGCAGCATGTAG
- a CDS encoding high-affinity branched-chain amino acid ABC transporter substrate-binding protein yields MNYLKASALSVAISAGLMLSTQALAADTIKIAAVGPVTGPVTQYGDMVREGIRTAIESVNAAGGYDGQQFEMVEVDDACEPKQGPIAANNVVNKKIGFVVGPVCSGATVGGASVYNQEGVVMITPSATAPNVTDGKNFDFVFRTIGRDDQQGPAAAKYIIDSVKPSKVAILHDKQSYGQGIASSVQDNLKKANVNVVLFEGINAGETDYSSVITKMKSAGVDFVYYGGYHPEMGLLMRQAAEQGLKVKFMGPEGAGNPEINAIAGDAVEGMLLTLPADYSALPENKAVVEAFKAKNRNASGAFQLTSYAATQAIVEGIKATKSTDPEKVAEWLHGNTVKSVIGDLSWNKQGDLNEFRFDVYTWHKDGSKTAVK; encoded by the coding sequence ATGAATTATCTGAAAGCGTCTGCACTGTCCGTGGCCATCTCTGCCGGCCTGATGCTGTCGACCCAGGCACTGGCTGCAGATACGATTAAAATCGCGGCAGTCGGGCCGGTGACCGGACCGGTGACCCAATATGGCGACATGGTTCGTGAAGGCATCCGCACTGCAATTGAATCTGTCAACGCAGCGGGCGGATACGATGGCCAGCAATTCGAAATGGTCGAAGTTGACGATGCCTGCGAACCCAAACAGGGTCCTATTGCGGCCAATAACGTCGTTAACAAGAAAATCGGTTTTGTCGTAGGTCCGGTCTGCTCGGGCGCGACGGTAGGCGGCGCCTCTGTCTACAACCAGGAAGGGGTCGTTATGATTACGCCTTCTGCAACGGCACCTAACGTGACGGATGGCAAAAATTTCGATTTCGTTTTTCGCACTATCGGGCGTGATGACCAGCAAGGTCCTGCCGCCGCAAAATATATCATCGACAGCGTCAAGCCCAGCAAAGTCGCCATTCTGCATGACAAGCAATCTTACGGTCAGGGTATTGCTTCATCCGTGCAGGACAATCTGAAAAAGGCCAATGTTAACGTTGTTCTTTTCGAAGGTATTAACGCAGGCGAGACCGATTACTCTTCCGTTATTACCAAAATGAAGTCAGCGGGCGTTGATTTTGTTTATTACGGTGGCTACCATCCTGAAATGGGCCTGCTCATGCGTCAGGCGGCCGAACAAGGTCTGAAAGTCAAATTCATGGGGCCTGAAGGCGCCGGTAATCCTGAAATCAATGCCATCGCAGGTGATGCCGTTGAAGGCATGCTGCTGACGCTGCCTGCCGATTACTCTGCGCTGCCAGAAAACAAAGCCGTGGTCGAGGCATTCAAAGCCAAAAACCGTAACGCATCCGGCGCTTTCCAACTGACCTCGTATGCGGCAACCCAGGCAATTGTTGAAGGGATCAAAGCCACCAAAAGCACCGATCCTGAAAAAGTCGCTGAATGGCTGCATGGCAATACAGTGAAGTCTGTGATTGGTGATCTGTCCTGGAACAAACAGGGTGACCTGAACGAGTTCAGGTTCGACGTCTACACCTGGCACAAGGATGGCAGCAAAACGGCTGTGAAGTAA
- a CDS encoding sn-glycerol-3-phosphate import ATP-binding protein UgpC, which translates to MATLQFNDIRKTYPGNVAVIHGVNLDVQDGEFIVIVGPSGCGKSTLMRMVAGLESVTDGRILIDGNIVNDLEPAERDIAMVFQNYALYPHMSVYENMAYGLKIRKLTKQQIDERVQQAAGILELGNLLDRRPKQLSGGQRQRVAMGRAIVREPKVFLFDEPLSNLDAKLRVQMRLEIQKLHRRLRTTSLYVTHDQVEAMTLADRMIVMNKGVAEQIGTPIEVFEKPATTFVAAFIGSPPMNLLPVSVAANGDIVSKAGRKMAVPATQVPELARGKEIILGFRPEHMVLDQPGIPMTIEMIEILGSEKLIHGRVGDTLAVIRCDVHETATAHYKIGDEINAGADARHPLHWFDPITTRRID; encoded by the coding sequence ATGGCAACACTACAGTTTAACGATATCAGAAAAACCTACCCCGGCAATGTGGCCGTGATCCACGGCGTAAACCTGGATGTACAGGATGGGGAATTCATTGTTATCGTTGGTCCCTCCGGTTGCGGCAAATCTACATTGATGCGTATGGTTGCCGGTCTGGAGTCGGTCACCGACGGCAGGATTCTGATCGACGGCAATATCGTCAACGACCTGGAACCGGCAGAGCGCGATATCGCCATGGTCTTTCAGAACTACGCGCTCTACCCGCATATGTCGGTCTATGAGAACATGGCTTATGGTCTGAAAATTCGTAAGCTGACCAAACAACAAATTGACGAGCGGGTACAGCAGGCCGCCGGTATTCTGGAACTGGGCAATCTGCTTGATCGTCGACCCAAACAATTATCCGGCGGACAGCGCCAGCGCGTGGCCATGGGCCGTGCGATTGTACGCGAACCAAAAGTCTTTCTGTTCGACGAACCCCTGTCCAATCTGGATGCCAAACTGCGCGTACAGATGCGCCTGGAAATCCAGAAACTGCATCGACGCCTGCGCACTACCAGCCTGTATGTCACCCACGACCAGGTAGAGGCCATGACGCTGGCCGATCGCATGATCGTGATGAACAAGGGTGTGGCCGAACAAATCGGCACACCCATTGAAGTATTCGAAAAACCGGCCACCACGTTTGTCGCAGCCTTTATCGGTTCGCCACCCATGAACCTGCTGCCGGTGTCCGTTGCCGCCAACGGCGACATCGTGAGCAAAGCCGGCCGGAAAATGGCCGTCCCTGCAACGCAAGTACCAGAGCTGGCGCGTGGTAAAGAGATTATTCTGGGCTTTCGACCGGAACACATGGTGCTGGATCAACCAGGCATCCCTATGACAATTGAAATGATCGAGATCCTCGGATCGGAAAAACTGATTCACGGACGCGTTGGCGATACACTGGCAGTAATCCGTTGCGATGTTCATGAAACGGCCACGGCCCATTATAAAATCGGCGACGAGATCAATGCAGGCGCGGACGCACGGCACCCGCTGCACTGGTTTGATCCGATCACGACGCGGCGTATTGATTAA
- the ugpE gene encoding sn-glycerol-3-phosphate ABC transporter permease UgpE, giving the protein MIERRPMLDLLAHLILILGLAVVAFPLYIAIVASTQTAQEVANAPMSLWPGSHFIENYTTALMGGSHSAPSSVAHMLWVSFVTAMIIAVGKITISMLSAFAVVYFRFPFRMLCFWMIFITLMLPVEVRISPTFEVVAGLGLTNTYAGLTLPLIASATATFLFRQFFLTVPDELIEAARIDGAGPMRFFRDILLPLSKTSIAALFVIQFTYGWNQYLWPLVMKTTDDMTPIVVGIRTMIGGGDSVTDWNIVMATALLAMIPPGLVVVLMQKWFVKGLVDTEK; this is encoded by the coding sequence ATGATTGAACGACGCCCCATGCTGGACCTGCTGGCCCACCTGATCCTGATACTTGGATTGGCCGTGGTCGCTTTTCCACTGTATATTGCCATTGTCGCCTCTACACAAACTGCTCAGGAAGTGGCCAATGCGCCCATGTCGCTCTGGCCGGGCAGCCACTTTATCGAGAACTATACCACTGCCCTGATGGGCGGCTCGCATTCTGCGCCCAGCAGCGTGGCGCATATGCTGTGGGTCAGCTTTGTCACCGCCATGATCATTGCCGTAGGCAAAATTACCATTTCCATGCTGTCGGCGTTTGCCGTAGTGTATTTTCGCTTTCCGTTCCGGATGCTGTGTTTCTGGATGATTTTTATCACGCTCATGCTGCCTGTCGAGGTGCGCATTTCCCCAACCTTTGAAGTGGTCGCCGGGCTTGGACTGACCAATACCTACGCGGGCCTCACCTTGCCGCTGATTGCATCGGCCACGGCCACTTTCCTGTTCCGGCAGTTTTTCCTGACCGTACCCGATGAACTGATTGAAGCGGCGCGTATCGACGGCGCCGGCCCCATGCGCTTTTTCCGCGATATTCTGCTGCCCTTATCGAAAACCAGTATCGCTGCCCTGTTCGTGATCCAGTTCACTTACGGCTGGAACCAGTATTTGTGGCCACTGGTCATGAAAACCACAGACGATATGACGCCGATTGTGGTCGGTATCCGCACCATGATCGGTGGCGGCGACAGTGTGACCGACTGGAATATTGTGATGGCCACCGCGCTGCTCGCCATGATTCCGCCCGGACTGGTTGTCGTGCTGATGCAGAAGTGGTTTGTCAAAGGCCTTGTGGATACCGAGAAATAA